Proteins from a genomic interval of Nostoc sp. TCL240-02:
- a CDS encoding WD40 repeat domain-containing protein: MNSTTKSKEFEQHYSGTLSDYVTAIAWSPQGKTLAATSAAGEVVLWNDGELTTLQAGNGKSVDCLAFSPDGKFLAVGGQDGQVKIWQNTQLITTLENAPAWVDKLAWNYTSNQLAFSLGRYVQVWDADTHEIVVTLNFDNSSVLGIDWRIDGQYLAIGGYKGVKIWHSHNWDEEPYSLDMTTVSLAMAWSPDGKFLASGNMDRSVTVLEWNNPDPWVMRGFPGKIRQLAWSEAMTKVGAPILASSSVEGIVVWEKLEDDNLGWEARVLTNHVGVVNAIAFAPKSFLLASTAADGWLCLWKQAKEVSQIITGVSGGFSSLAWHPQGKFLAAGGDQGELVIWSKVLRGQGFGRS; this comes from the coding sequence ATGAACTCCACAACCAAATCTAAGGAATTTGAACAACACTATTCAGGGACACTTTCAGATTATGTAACTGCGATCGCTTGGTCGCCACAAGGTAAAACTTTAGCAGCAACTTCCGCCGCCGGTGAAGTAGTTCTGTGGAATGATGGCGAACTCACAACTTTACAAGCTGGTAATGGTAAATCAGTAGACTGTCTAGCTTTTTCACCAGATGGAAAATTTTTAGCTGTTGGCGGACAGGATGGACAAGTAAAAATTTGGCAGAATACTCAATTAATCACCACCTTGGAAAATGCCCCCGCATGGGTTGACAAGCTAGCTTGGAATTACACCAGCAATCAACTGGCTTTTAGTTTGGGGCGTTACGTCCAAGTTTGGGATGCAGATACTCATGAAATTGTCGTGACGCTGAATTTCGACAACTCTTCAGTATTGGGTATAGATTGGCGAATTGACGGACAATACTTAGCCATTGGTGGTTACAAGGGAGTCAAGATTTGGCATAGTCACAACTGGGATGAAGAACCATACAGCCTAGATATGACTACTGTCAGTTTAGCTATGGCTTGGTCGCCCGATGGTAAATTCCTGGCATCTGGCAACATGGATCGTAGTGTTACCGTTTTGGAATGGAACAATCCCGACCCGTGGGTAATGCGTGGCTTCCCTGGTAAAATTCGCCAATTGGCATGGTCAGAAGCTATGACTAAAGTAGGTGCGCCAATATTGGCATCTTCCAGCGTTGAAGGTATTGTGGTATGGGAAAAGCTAGAGGATGATAATTTAGGTTGGGAAGCACGAGTATTAACAAATCATGTGGGTGTGGTTAATGCGATCGCCTTTGCACCTAAAAGCTTCCTTCTCGCTTCTACTGCTGCTGACGGCTGGTTGTGTTTGTGGAAGCAAGCCAAGGAAGTATCTCAAATTATCACAGGTGTCTCAGGAGGTTTTTCTAGCCTAGCTTGGCATCCTCAAGGTAAGTTCCTGGCCGCAGGTGGCGATCAAGGCGAATTAGTTATTTGGTCAAAGGTTTTACGGGGTCAAGGATTCGGGCGTAGTTAA
- a CDS encoding NAD(P)H-quinone oxidoreductase subunit N: protein MDFANIASQLNAGTILPEGIVILTLLGVLIVDLILGRTSARWIGYLAIAGLFASIVALYFQWDSPNPIGFTGDFNSDDLSIVFRGIIALSAAVTILMSIRYVEQSGTPLAEFITILLSATLGGMLLSGASELVMIFISLETLSISSYLLTGYTKRDPRSNEAALKYLLIGASSTAVFLYGVSLLYGLSGGQTELSAIANGIATAKVGQSLGLVIALVFAIAGIGFKISAAPFHQWTPDVYEGAPTPVIAFLSVGSKAAGFALAIRLLTTAFPLVADEWKFVFTALAVLSMILGNVVALAQTSMKRMLAYSSIAQAGFVMIGLIAGTQAGYASMIFYLLVYLFMNLCGFTCIILFSLRTGTDQIAEYSGLYQKDPLLTLGLSIALLSLGGIPPLAGFFGKIYLFWAGWQAGLYWLVLLGLVTTVVSIYYYIRVVKMMVVKEPHEMSDAVKNYPQVRWDLPGLRPLQVGLVITLIATSLAGILSNPLFTLANNSISNTPFLQATINSNVEAQNLLLPKLDSVSQSQPSVDSTAKI from the coding sequence ATGGATTTTGCTAATATTGCATCCCAGTTAAATGCTGGAACGATTTTACCAGAGGGGATTGTTATTCTCACCCTCTTGGGGGTTTTGATTGTTGATTTGATTTTGGGGCGTACATCCGCACGCTGGATTGGATATCTAGCGATCGCAGGTTTATTTGCTTCCATTGTCGCCCTATATTTTCAATGGGACTCTCCTAATCCCATCGGTTTTACCGGTGATTTTAATAGTGATGACCTGAGTATCGTCTTTCGTGGCATCATTGCCTTGTCTGCGGCTGTGACGATACTGATGTCAATTCGCTACGTCGAGCAGAGCGGTACTCCTTTAGCCGAATTCATCACTATTTTGCTGAGTGCTACTTTAGGAGGGATGCTTCTATCCGGGGCTAGTGAGTTGGTGATGATTTTCATCTCCCTAGAAACCCTGAGTATTTCCTCTTATTTGTTGACAGGTTATACCAAGCGCGATCCTCGCTCCAATGAAGCAGCGCTGAAATACTTGTTAATTGGAGCTTCCAGCACAGCAGTATTTTTGTACGGTGTATCACTGCTGTATGGACTATCTGGAGGACAAACTGAATTAAGTGCGATCGCTAATGGTATTGCCACAGCGAAAGTGGGACAATCCTTAGGTTTAGTGATTGCCTTGGTTTTTGCGATCGCAGGTATTGGTTTCAAAATCTCCGCCGCACCCTTCCACCAGTGGACACCAGACGTTTACGAAGGCGCTCCCACCCCAGTCATCGCCTTTTTATCTGTTGGTTCCAAAGCAGCCGGGTTTGCCCTAGCCATCCGCTTACTAACAACAGCCTTCCCTCTGGTTGCAGACGAGTGGAAATTTGTCTTCACTGCTCTAGCCGTTCTCAGCATGATTTTGGGCAATGTAGTCGCCCTAGCTCAAACCAGCATGAAACGAATGCTAGCTTATTCATCCATTGCCCAAGCTGGGTTTGTGATGATTGGCTTGATTGCTGGAACACAAGCCGGGTATGCCAGTATGATTTTTTACCTACTGGTTTACTTGTTCATGAACCTGTGCGGCTTTACCTGCATCATCCTGTTCTCGCTGCGGACAGGAACCGACCAGATTGCCGAATACTCCGGCTTATATCAAAAAGACCCACTCTTAACACTGGGTTTGAGTATTGCCCTGCTTTCCTTGGGTGGTATTCCACCATTGGCTGGGTTTTTCGGCAAGATTTACTTATTCTGGGCTGGTTGGCAAGCAGGACTTTATTGGTTAGTCTTGCTGGGCTTAGTTACCACCGTCGTCTCCATCTACTACTACATTCGCGTAGTTAAGATGATGGTAGTAAAAGAACCCCATGAAATGTCTGACGCAGTAAAGAATTATCCACAAGTGCGTTGGGATTTGCCTGGACTAAGACCTTTGCAAGTCGGGTTGGTAATCACATTAATTGCCACTTCTCTAGCAGGGATTTTGTCAAATCCTCTGTTTACATTGGCGAACAATTCCATCTCCAATACCCCATTTTTGCAAGCAACAATCA
- a CDS encoding GTP-binding protein: MVADLIDNSVPVTVLTGYLGAGKTTLLNHILTYEHGKKVAVIVNEFGEVGIDNQLIIDADEEIFEMNNGCICCTVRGDLIRIIGNLMKRRDKFDHLVIETTGLADPAPVIQTFFVDEDLQSQLSLDAVVTVVDAKHIWQHWDADEAQEQIAFADVILLNKTDLVAPEELDELEKRIRAMNAIAKIYRTQNSELGMDALLGVQAFDLDRALEIDPDFLGEDAHVHDETVFSVALVEAGAVDGEKLNTWLSELLRTQGPDIFRMKGILNIAGEENRFVFQGVHMIFDGKPDRPWKPSETPKNELVFIGRNLDAAKLKEDFLACLA, from the coding sequence ATGGTGGCTGACCTAATTGACAATTCAGTTCCCGTTACTGTTCTTACAGGCTATTTGGGAGCAGGTAAAACGACTCTACTCAATCACATCCTCACCTACGAACACGGCAAAAAAGTTGCTGTGATTGTTAATGAATTTGGGGAAGTGGGTATTGATAATCAATTGATTATCGATGCAGATGAAGAAATATTTGAAATGAACAATGGCTGTATCTGTTGTACAGTGCGCGGCGATTTAATTCGCATCATTGGCAATTTGATGAAGCGGCGCGATAAATTTGACCATTTAGTAATTGAAACGACTGGATTAGCCGATCCTGCACCAGTGATTCAAACATTTTTTGTGGATGAAGATTTGCAAAGCCAATTGTCTTTAGATGCTGTGGTGACGGTAGTAGATGCCAAGCATATTTGGCAGCATTGGGATGCAGACGAAGCACAAGAACAGATTGCTTTTGCCGATGTAATTTTACTTAATAAAACAGACTTAGTAGCGCCAGAAGAGTTAGATGAATTAGAAAAACGGATTCGGGCGATGAATGCGATCGCAAAAATCTACCGTACCCAAAATTCTGAACTTGGAATGGATGCTTTATTAGGTGTACAAGCCTTTGATTTAGACCGTGCATTAGAGATAGATCCAGATTTTTTAGGCGAAGATGCCCACGTACACGATGAAACTGTGTTTTCTGTGGCTTTAGTAGAAGCAGGTGCTGTGGATGGAGAAAAGTTAAACACTTGGCTTTCCGAGTTACTGCGTACCCAAGGGCCAGATATTTTTCGGATGAAAGGAATTTTAAATATTGCTGGAGAAGAGAATCGATTTGTATTCCAAGGAGTACACATGATATTTGATGGCAAACCCGATCGCCCTTGGAAACCCAGCGAAACCCCCAAAAACGAACTAGTCTTCATCGGTCGCAACCTTGATGCAGCCAAACTCAAGGAAGATTTTCTCGCCTGTCTAGCATAA
- a CDS encoding alpha/beta fold hydrolase, whose product MSTNLLSTPAAAGFGGVVQEYLWNWENQQLRVVYETLGKGSPLLLLPSFSSVSTRLEVGELAKLLAPNFQVVAIDWPGFGESSRPSLDYRPEIYQHFLEDFVKAIFNTPITVVAAGHAASYVLKLAVKQAAFSKIVLLAPTWRGPLPTMGASHQVAGIVRGLVRSPILGQALYKLNTTQSFLSFMYRRHVFTDAAKITPSFIEQKWETTQQPGARFASAAFVTGNLDAVREQSDFLQLVQSLTVPIMVVIGESSPPKSREEMNALVALPEIRSVVIPGSLGLHEEYPTVVLEVVQDFLLSL is encoded by the coding sequence ATGTCAACAAATTTATTATCTACCCCTGCTGCTGCTGGTTTTGGTGGAGTGGTTCAAGAATATCTCTGGAACTGGGAAAATCAGCAATTGCGCGTTGTTTATGAAACCCTTGGTAAAGGTTCACCGCTATTGCTATTACCATCTTTCAGCAGTGTTTCGACACGTTTAGAAGTAGGCGAACTTGCTAAGTTACTCGCTCCCAATTTTCAAGTTGTAGCCATAGATTGGCCTGGATTTGGTGAATCTTCTCGCCCTAGCTTGGATTACCGACCGGAAATATATCAGCACTTTCTGGAAGATTTTGTCAAAGCTATTTTTAATACTCCCATTACTGTGGTGGCGGCTGGTCATGCTGCTAGTTACGTTTTAAAATTAGCTGTGAAGCAGGCTGCTTTCTCAAAAATTGTATTGTTAGCTCCTACTTGGCGTGGCCCTTTGCCGACAATGGGGGCAAGTCACCAAGTAGCTGGCATTGTGAGAGGATTGGTGCGATCGCCTATACTTGGTCAAGCTCTCTACAAACTCAACACTACCCAATCTTTCTTAAGTTTCATGTACCGCCGTCATGTCTTTACTGACGCGGCTAAAATTACACCTAGTTTTATTGAGCAGAAATGGGAAACAACTCAACAACCAGGAGCGCGATTTGCATCTGCTGCCTTTGTAACTGGTAATCTTGATGCTGTACGCGAACAGTCAGATTTTCTTCAACTTGTGCAGTCTTTAACCGTACCGATCATGGTAGTAATTGGGGAATCTAGCCCCCCTAAGTCACGAGAAGAAATGAACGCTTTGGTAGCCTTACCAGAAATTAGAAGCGTTGTTATACCCGGTTCTCTGGGATTGCATGAAGAATACCCAACCGTTGTTTTAGAAGTAGTTCAAGATTTTTTGTTATCTTTATAA